A genomic window from Chlorobium phaeobacteroides DSM 266 includes:
- a CDS encoding penicillin-binding protein has translation MNDNLSHTETGDKRFGQRLGFVVLLFFVFLVAIILMLLNIQVVNVRKYQEKALKQYVRIVTEKAQRGIIIDRHGRMLAETVETISFYADPKKVRKTPVVDKNGKMVVDRKSRELKTHDNTAEIAKMFSEVTGQPQRFYLKALRKRKGVAVLARKLPVAKALPLMQQKIHGVWFDKEQQRYYLNVAAQVIGVTDSKNKGISGLELQLDKSLRGQDGSRIYQRSANGTRYPAPDVLQQDPEKGNSVQLTIDADIQSIVEDELAKAVVEFQAGAASGIVMDVRSGEILAMASNPTYDLNRRATWTPERSRNRAVTDSYEPGSTFKIVMASAGTEVLHRKAEDMVFAHNGVLPFGRLRIRDHEAYGNITFQQAVMYSSNVIAAKTAMAVGPEKFYAYTKNFGFGSKSGVGLIGESPGFVRSLKKWDKTTLPWMGYGYQVMVTPLQMVQAYAALANDGELMRPFVVKKVMDREGKVIRENTPQTVRKVVTTETARYLAQRYFKAVVDSGTAKKAAIPGISVAGKTGTARRARNGSYANPVFIASFVGFFPVESPRYAMIILVEEPRGMYYGGTVAAPVFSSIATRMLACSEELQKNLAFRAPEQGVIDAIATVAVPDLHGLKGKDAKRLLEWLGLVMEYTGDSDGLVVYQNVTAGVPVDKESIIRVKLAMKTVKRTSL, from the coding sequence ATGAATGACAATCTGTCGCATACGGAGACCGGCGATAAGCGATTCGGACAACGTCTCGGATTTGTTGTTCTGCTGTTTTTCGTGTTTCTTGTTGCCATTATTCTGATGCTGCTCAATATTCAGGTTGTCAATGTCAGAAAGTATCAGGAAAAAGCATTAAAGCAGTATGTCAGGATTGTGACCGAAAAAGCGCAGAGGGGTATCATCATCGACCGTCACGGACGCATGCTTGCCGAAACGGTTGAGACGATCTCGTTTTATGCCGACCCGAAGAAGGTCAGGAAAACGCCGGTCGTCGATAAAAACGGCAAAATGGTAGTCGACAGGAAAAGCAGGGAACTGAAAACCCATGACAACACGGCGGAAATCGCAAAGATGTTTTCAGAGGTAACCGGCCAACCGCAAAGGTTTTATCTCAAGGCGCTCAGGAAGCGCAAAGGGGTAGCCGTTCTTGCCCGGAAGTTGCCGGTCGCGAAGGCTTTGCCGCTTATGCAGCAAAAGATTCACGGTGTCTGGTTCGACAAAGAGCAGCAGCGATATTATCTCAATGTCGCCGCTCAGGTAATCGGGGTTACCGACAGTAAAAACAAGGGGATCAGCGGTCTTGAGCTGCAACTTGACAAATCGCTTCGCGGGCAGGACGGTTCAAGGATTTATCAGCGTTCAGCAAACGGCACTCGATACCCCGCACCCGATGTTCTTCAGCAGGACCCTGAAAAAGGAAACTCGGTTCAGTTGACCATCGATGCAGATATACAGAGCATCGTTGAAGATGAGCTTGCCAAAGCAGTGGTTGAATTTCAGGCAGGTGCGGCATCGGGAATCGTTATGGATGTCAGAAGCGGCGAGATTCTCGCAATGGCAAGCAATCCGACATATGATCTGAACCGAAGAGCGACCTGGACTCCGGAGAGGTCGCGAAACCGGGCGGTAACCGACAGTTATGAACCGGGTTCAACCTTCAAGATCGTCATGGCATCAGCAGGAACAGAGGTCTTGCACCGAAAAGCGGAAGACATGGTGTTTGCTCATAACGGGGTGCTTCCGTTCGGTCGGCTCAGAATCCGGGACCATGAGGCATACGGGAACATTACGTTTCAGCAGGCCGTCATGTATTCAAGCAACGTTATCGCAGCAAAGACGGCGATGGCCGTTGGCCCGGAAAAGTTTTACGCCTATACGAAAAACTTCGGGTTTGGATCAAAAAGCGGGGTAGGTCTGATCGGGGAGTCTCCGGGATTTGTACGTTCCCTGAAAAAATGGGATAAAACGACCCTGCCCTGGATGGGTTATGGTTATCAGGTTATGGTAACGCCGTTGCAGATGGTGCAGGCCTATGCTGCTCTGGCCAATGACGGCGAGCTGATGCGTCCATTTGTAGTAAAAAAGGTTATGGATAGAGAGGGGAAGGTGATTCGCGAAAACACCCCTCAAACAGTCAGAAAAGTTGTGACAACGGAAACGGCAAGATATCTCGCCCAGAGGTACTTCAAGGCTGTCGTTGACAGCGGAACCGCAAAAAAAGCCGCAATTCCGGGCATCAGTGTTGCGGGAAAAACAGGTACGGCTCGCCGGGCCAGAAACGGATCCTATGCCAATCCCGTTTTTATCGCCTCATTTGTCGGATTTTTTCCGGTCGAATCTCCGAGATATGCCATGATTATTCTTGTTGAGGAGCCTCGGGGAATGTATTATGGCGGGACCGTCGCGGCGCCTGTTTTTTCGTCGATAGCAACAAGGATGCTCGCCTGTTCAGAAGAACTACAGAAAAATCTTGCCTTTAGGGCTCCTGAACAGGGGGTGATTGACGCCATCGCAACAGTAGCGGTTCCCGACCTGCATGGGCTCAAGGGCAAGGATGCAAAACGTCTGCTCGAATGGCTCGGTCTTGTCATGGAATACACGGGCGATAGTGACGGTCTTGTTGTTTATCAGAACGTGACGGCAGGAGTTCCTGTCGACAAGGAAAGCATAATCAGAGTAAAGCTTGCCATGAAAACGGTGAAGAGGACATCCCTGTGA